One Candidatus Roseilinea sp. genomic region harbors:
- a CDS encoding two-component sensor histidine kinase — translation MPIRTRLTIWYTAVLAIILFIFGIGVYIYVTWQMIQQVDSRLSQAANIALQLALSRRPEVEKRAGQTVLTLPGLDALRASETYVQLIGPRGQIIGISPNIADPFLTNHLDPDAFKEVTQMSADQRASLFTEAQYRGLPPIRVLTQALVGHNGEVVGYLQVATSLESIKAAQNSLLIALLSLGGVGVLFSAVIGVLLARRALQPVDALTKTVMAIYRAENLDRRVAVPKTNDEVSRLSQAFNEMLDRLSKLFHAQQRLIADVSHEMRTPLTVIRGNVDLLRAMGCADEESLDALTRESDRMTRLVGDLLLLSQADAGVLPMHIHNISLNQVISDVERSGQVLSAGRVNVSAHVEPNLVIQADADRLKQVLLNLVDNAIKHTPEGGQVRIEAVRSYNNYVRISVSDTGVGIPEKDLPYVFERFYRVDKSRSRANGGSGLGLSIAHSIVQAHNGRIVVSSKPGAGTTFDVYLPMQHQLPATGENGSRNSISPA, via the coding sequence ATGCCCATCCGCACGCGGCTCACCATTTGGTACACAGCCGTCCTCGCGATCATCCTCTTCATCTTTGGCATCGGCGTGTATATCTACGTCACCTGGCAGATGATCCAGCAGGTAGACTCGCGACTCAGCCAGGCAGCCAACATCGCGCTCCAGCTCGCCCTGAGCCGGCGGCCGGAGGTTGAGAAGCGCGCCGGCCAAACGGTGTTGACCTTGCCCGGCCTCGATGCGTTACGCGCCTCCGAGACATACGTGCAGCTCATCGGCCCGCGCGGACAGATCATCGGCATCTCGCCCAACATCGCCGATCCATTCCTGACGAACCACCTCGACCCGGACGCGTTCAAGGAAGTGACGCAGATGTCTGCCGACCAGCGTGCCAGCTTATTCACCGAGGCGCAATACCGCGGGTTGCCGCCGATTCGCGTCTTGACTCAAGCCTTGGTGGGACACAACGGGGAGGTGGTGGGATATCTTCAGGTCGCTACGTCGCTAGAAAGTATCAAGGCAGCGCAGAATAGCCTGTTGATCGCGCTTCTTTCGTTAGGGGGGGTGGGTGTCCTGTTCTCGGCCGTGATCGGTGTGTTGCTGGCGCGGCGCGCGCTGCAGCCGGTGGACGCGCTGACGAAGACGGTCATGGCGATCTACCGCGCCGAGAACCTCGACCGGCGGGTGGCCGTGCCAAAGACCAATGACGAGGTGAGCCGCCTGTCGCAGGCGTTTAACGAGATGCTTGACCGGCTCTCCAAGCTCTTCCATGCCCAACAACGCCTGATCGCCGACGTGTCGCACGAGATGCGCACCCCGCTCACCGTCATTCGCGGCAACGTGGACTTGCTGCGGGCGATGGGCTGCGCCGACGAGGAATCGCTGGATGCGCTCACCCGCGAGAGCGACCGCATGACGCGCCTGGTTGGTGACCTGTTGCTGCTCTCACAAGCCGATGCCGGCGTGTTGCCGATGCATATTCACAACATCAGCCTGAACCAGGTCATCTCGGATGTGGAGCGCAGCGGGCAGGTGTTGAGCGCCGGCCGCGTCAACGTATCGGCGCACGTCGAACCCAACCTCGTCATCCAGGCCGATGCCGACCGCTTGAAGCAGGTGCTGTTGAACCTGGTGGACAACGCCATCAAGCACACGCCCGAGGGCGGCCAGGTGCGCATCGAAGCCGTGCGCAGTTACAACAACTACGTACGCATCTCCGTCAGCGATACCGGCGTCGGCATCCCCGAGAAAGACTTGCCATACGTGTTTGAGCGCTTCTACCGCGTGGACAAGTCACGCTCGCGAGCCAACGGCGGCTCCGGACTTGGCCTCTCGATCGCTCACTCGATTGTGCAGGCGCACAACGGCCGAATTGTCGTGAGCAGTAAACCCGGCGCCGGCACAACGTTCGACGTCTATCTCCCCATGCAGCATCAGTTACCCGCGACTGGGGAGAACGGTTCGCGTAACAGCATTAGCCCTGCTTGA
- a CDS encoding aminotransferase class I/II, whose amino-acid sequence MWVADMDFRSPEPVRQALAERVSEGVFGYEFPPDSLTQAICAWLERRYGWRVQPEAIVFLPGLVSGLNLVCRAFGRVGDTTVVLTPVYFPFLSAPANHGMTLTPVALQYRVEGQRVHVEVDDEAFARAIGARTSLFIHCHPHNPVGRAWTRDELQRLAEICLSHDVLICSDEIWSDLTLDDVPHTPMASLSPEIAQRCITLMAPSKTFNLPGLGFGFAIIQNERLRRRFVAANNGVLPPLNAMGLAAAQAAYTRCDDWLTALKRYLSANRDALLDYLAEKMPEVRATLPEATYLIWLDFREAGIPGSPYTFFLERARVALSDGAVFGPGGEGFLRFNFGCPRAQMIEALDRMRAALKQG is encoded by the coding sequence ATGTGGGTGGCCGATATGGACTTCCGCTCGCCCGAGCCGGTGCGCCAGGCGTTGGCCGAACGAGTGAGCGAAGGCGTGTTCGGGTACGAATTCCCGCCGGATAGCCTGACTCAGGCCATCTGCGCTTGGTTGGAGCGGCGCTATGGCTGGCGCGTCCAACCCGAAGCGATCGTCTTTCTGCCCGGCCTGGTCAGCGGCCTGAACCTGGTCTGCCGGGCCTTTGGGCGCGTGGGTGACACGACCGTCGTCCTGACACCGGTCTACTTCCCCTTCCTTTCCGCGCCGGCGAACCACGGCATGACGCTCACCCCGGTGGCTTTGCAGTACCGTGTGGAGGGACAACGGGTGCATGTCGAGGTGGACGACGAAGCGTTCGCGCGCGCGATTGGCGCGCGGACGTCGCTGTTCATCCACTGCCACCCCCATAACCCGGTTGGACGCGCGTGGACGCGCGATGAACTTCAGCGCCTGGCCGAAATCTGCCTATCACACGACGTGCTGATCTGCTCCGACGAAATCTGGAGCGACCTCACGCTGGATGACGTGCCGCACACGCCGATGGCCAGCCTCTCGCCGGAGATCGCCCAGCGGTGCATCACCTTGATGGCGCCGAGCAAGACGTTTAACTTGCCGGGGCTGGGCTTCGGCTTTGCAATCATTCAAAACGAAAGGTTGCGCCGGCGCTTTGTCGCCGCTAATAACGGGGTGTTGCCGCCCTTGAACGCGATGGGTTTGGCAGCGGCTCAGGCGGCCTATACGCGATGCGATGACTGGCTCACGGCGCTCAAGCGATACTTGTCGGCCAACCGCGATGCCCTGCTCGATTACCTTGCCGAAAAGATGCCCGAAGTGCGCGCGACCTTGCCGGAGGCCACCTATCTGATCTGGCTGGATTTTCGCGAGGCCGGCATACCCGGGAGCCCCTACACGTTCTTCCTGGAGCGCGCACGCGTGGCGTTGAGCGACGGCGCTGTGTTTGGCCCAGGCGGCGAAGGGTTTCTGCGCTTCAACTTCGGATGTCCGCGCGCACAGATGATCGAGGCGCTGGATCGCATGCGCGCGGCGCTCAAGCAGGGCTAA
- a CDS encoding ABC transporter permease, protein MMQAFRERRSLRIAGLMGPGAFWLIVFFLIPLLIMTVISFMSRDQFGFPAPPFTLQNYGDVVKDIRFNPSISFAGGLNIRLFDGLYLELFWRSIWLALISTIITLLIAFPVALFMSRLPRRYRNLTLFLVMIPFWTNFLVRTYALQFMLRGNGPINTLLRTLGLEPIDLLFTPTAVMIGLVYGNLPFMILPLYTSLEKFDWTMIEAANDLGANALQAFRRVMLPLISPGLVAGSILTFVPAVGSYITVELMGGGRTNMIGYTIAQQFSASVNWPFGSALALLMMVIVTIAAVLYFRSGRGEQRAVL, encoded by the coding sequence ATGATGCAAGCCTTTCGTGAACGCCGTTCCCTGCGCATCGCCGGTTTGATGGGCCCGGGCGCGTTTTGGCTGATCGTCTTCTTCCTCATCCCGTTGCTGATCATGACGGTGATCAGCTTCATGTCGCGCGATCAGTTCGGCTTCCCCGCGCCGCCGTTTACGTTGCAGAACTACGGGGACGTCGTCAAGGACATTCGCTTCAACCCGTCAATTTCATTCGCCGGCGGGTTGAACATACGCCTGTTCGACGGCCTATACCTGGAACTATTCTGGCGCTCGATCTGGCTTGCGCTCATCAGCACAATCATCACCTTGCTGATCGCGTTTCCGGTGGCGCTGTTCATGTCACGGCTCCCCCGACGCTACCGCAACCTAACGCTCTTCCTGGTGATGATTCCTTTCTGGACCAATTTCCTCGTGCGCACGTATGCGCTGCAGTTCATGTTGCGTGGGAACGGGCCCATCAACACCCTGCTGCGCACGTTGGGCCTGGAGCCGATTGACCTGCTCTTCACGCCGACGGCTGTGATGATCGGCCTGGTCTATGGCAATCTGCCGTTCATGATCCTGCCGCTCTACACCTCGTTGGAGAAGTTCGACTGGACGATGATCGAAGCAGCGAACGACCTCGGCGCGAACGCGCTGCAGGCCTTCCGGCGCGTCATGTTGCCGCTGATCTCCCCCGGCCTGGTCGCCGGCTCGATCCTGACGTTTGTCCCGGCCGTCGGCTCCTACATCACGGTTGAGCTGATGGGCGGCGGACGCACTAACATGATCGGCTATACGATCGCGCAACAATTCAGCGCGAGCGTGAACTGGCCATTCGGCTCGGCGCTGGCGCTGCTGATGATGGTCATCGTGACCATCGCGGCCGTGTTGTACTTCCGCAGCGGGCGCGGCGAACAGCGCGCCGTCTTGTAA
- a CDS encoding ABC transporter substrate-binding protein codes for MKKSIITRLALVTLWLGALSACAMPAPPAVQQQPQPQLPAATSAEKRKLNVFGAYATAVEEPWVGVIHTALLKAKEGGEIEYTYTDDIGYTGDMERVLREVAEKNKPDIIFGDAFGNEEAVRRVAKDYPEVAFVFGSGGGPAEPNFSVFDNWIHEPAYLSGMLAGGLTKSNIVGVVGGYPVPEVNRIVNAFTAGVWEVNPNAEVKTTFINSWFDPAAAKEAALAQIEAGADVLFAERFGVIEAAAEKGLYVFGSMSDQSSLAPDYVVSGPVWHMEPTVNYVIAQVRAGAYTALDLKDFSMVAKGGASLAPINTNVKGGIPQDLIEKVRAKEEAIKSGLFRVDINEAQPPASAKR; via the coding sequence ATGAAGAAATCCATTATCACTCGTCTCGCACTCGTCACCCTATGGCTGGGCGCGCTTTCAGCATGCGCGATGCCCGCGCCCCCAGCCGTGCAGCAACAGCCGCAACCTCAGCTCCCGGCAGCCACGTCTGCCGAAAAGCGCAAGCTGAACGTCTTTGGCGCTTACGCGACAGCCGTCGAAGAACCCTGGGTGGGTGTCATCCATACTGCGCTGCTCAAGGCCAAGGAAGGCGGTGAAATCGAATACACCTACACCGACGACATTGGCTATACGGGCGACATGGAGCGCGTGCTGCGCGAAGTGGCTGAGAAGAACAAGCCGGACATCATCTTCGGCGATGCCTTTGGCAACGAAGAAGCGGTGCGCCGCGTCGCTAAGGACTATCCTGAAGTGGCCTTCGTCTTCGGCTCCGGCGGCGGCCCAGCGGAGCCCAATTTCTCCGTCTTCGACAACTGGATCCATGAGCCGGCTTACCTCAGCGGCATGTTGGCCGGGGGGTTGACCAAGAGCAACATCGTCGGCGTCGTCGGCGGCTACCCCGTGCCCGAAGTCAACCGCATCGTCAACGCCTTCACCGCCGGCGTCTGGGAGGTAAACCCGAACGCTGAGGTGAAGACGACCTTCATCAATAGCTGGTTCGACCCCGCTGCCGCCAAGGAGGCCGCGCTGGCCCAGATCGAGGCCGGCGCCGACGTGCTTTTCGCCGAACGTTTCGGCGTGATCGAAGCCGCCGCCGAGAAGGGGCTGTACGTCTTCGGCAGCATGAGCGACCAATCGTCGCTGGCTCCGGACTACGTCGTGAGCGGCCCGGTGTGGCACATGGAGCCCACGGTGAACTACGTCATCGCCCAGGTGCGTGCCGGCGCCTACACCGCGCTCGACCTCAAGGACTTCAGCATGGTGGCGAAGGGCGGCGCCAGCCTGGCCCCCATCAACACCAACGTCAAAGGCGGCATCCCGCAAGATTTGATCGAGAAGGTCCGGGCCAAGGAAGAAGCCATCAAGAGCGGACTGTTCCGCGTGGACATCAACGAAGCCCAACCGCCTGCTTCGGCGAAACGGTAG
- the potD gene encoding spermidine/putrescine ABC transporter substrate-binding protein, giving the protein MNRRTFLRLGLGLSGATALMAACGGATAPAPTTAPAANEPAPQPGSADAGKLAKEISWYTWGGYVADSVIDKFKQEFGVTVKIDTYGSNEEMEAKFKAGGNPGYDLITPSDYMVSKLIAAGLLEKLNFGNIPNFQYIDAGHKNLYFDPTNEYSVAYNWGCTGFAYNKTKVPEPITNWKQVMNWPDALKGKLGMLDDVRELLAIGLRVLGYSGNASDPKEINAARDALIELKRRANYTLTDSPNAATNLVAGDTFAAQIYTNDAVTARSENPDLVYVIPGDVSTVWQDNLCVPKGAPSQYTAEVFINFLCRTDIAAENANEVGLATPSAEALRQGLIAKELVEDKAVYPDVAAMGDALEFLRKGNPEVDELYQRAFDEIKAA; this is encoded by the coding sequence ATGAACCGACGAACCTTTTTGCGACTGGGTCTGGGGTTGAGTGGCGCAACGGCGCTCATGGCTGCCTGCGGCGGCGCGACCGCGCCGGCGCCGACCACTGCGCCCGCAGCCAATGAGCCCGCGCCACAGCCTGGCAGCGCAGACGCGGGCAAACTAGCCAAGGAGATAAGCTGGTACACCTGGGGCGGATACGTCGCCGACAGCGTCATTGACAAGTTCAAACAAGAGTTCGGCGTCACGGTCAAAATCGACACCTATGGCTCTAACGAAGAGATGGAGGCCAAATTCAAAGCGGGCGGCAATCCTGGCTATGACCTGATCACGCCGTCTGACTACATGGTGTCGAAGCTGATCGCCGCCGGCCTACTGGAGAAGTTGAACTTCGGCAACATCCCCAACTTCCAATACATAGACGCCGGGCACAAGAACTTATACTTCGATCCGACCAACGAGTACTCCGTGGCCTATAACTGGGGGTGCACCGGCTTCGCCTACAACAAGACGAAAGTGCCCGAGCCGATCACCAACTGGAAGCAGGTGATGAACTGGCCGGACGCGCTGAAGGGCAAGCTGGGCATGCTTGATGACGTGCGCGAGCTGCTGGCGATCGGCCTGCGGGTGCTCGGTTACAGCGGCAACGCATCGGACCCGAAAGAGATCAACGCGGCGCGCGATGCGCTCATCGAGCTGAAGCGGCGCGCCAACTACACGCTGACCGACAGCCCGAACGCCGCCACGAACCTCGTCGCCGGCGACACCTTCGCCGCGCAAATCTACACCAACGATGCTGTTACCGCGCGCAGCGAGAATCCCGATCTGGTCTATGTCATCCCAGGCGACGTGAGCACGGTATGGCAAGATAACCTGTGTGTGCCGAAGGGCGCGCCGAGCCAGTACACCGCAGAAGTGTTCATCAACTTCCTGTGCCGGACCGACATCGCCGCCGAGAACGCCAACGAGGTCGGCCTGGCGACGCCGAGCGCCGAGGCGCTGCGTCAGGGGTTGATCGCCAAGGAGCTGGTCGAGGATAAAGCGGTATATCCCGACGTCGCCGCCATGGGCGATGCATTGGAGTTCCTGCGCAAGGGTAATCCAGAAGTGGACGAGCTCTACCAGCGCGCGTTCGACGAGATCAAAGCGGCCTAA
- the hupB gene encoding DNA-binding protein HU-beta, translating to MATTNTKKAMSKSQLAATLAENTGLSKADINKVLAALSDVIHRELSPSGPQVFSLPGIVKFTVSHKPATSAREGVSPFTGEKIIIAAKPERNVVRARVLKPLKEAV from the coding sequence ATGGCAACCACGAACACTAAGAAGGCGATGAGCAAATCGCAACTGGCTGCAACGCTCGCAGAGAACACCGGCCTGAGCAAGGCGGACATCAATAAAGTCCTCGCTGCGCTGAGCGACGTCATCCATCGTGAACTGAGTCCGAGCGGTCCGCAGGTCTTCAGTCTGCCGGGGATCGTCAAGTTCACCGTGTCGCACAAGCCGGCGACGAGCGCACGCGAGGGGGTCAGCCCGTTCACCGGCGAGAAGATCATCATCGCCGCTAAACCCGAGCGAAATGTCGTTCGGGCGCGTGTGCTCAAGCCGCTGAAAGAGGCCGTCTGA
- a CDS encoding ornithine carbamoyltransferase, with protein MTSDSTIILLGERGEIKPKPRGQTRRFSASRFALVTITLFTFAFLYVPIVVLIVFSFNSARTGATWQSFSLQWYERVFSNNRILEAALNSLIVAASATLGAVVIGTLMAMAMERYRFRGQSAWDGLLYLPVIVPEIVMGISLLIFFAAVNVSRGLLTLIISHIAFCMPFVYLTMRARLADFDRSVEEAAQDLGANEWVTFRRVTLPLLMPGIISSALLAFTLSLDDFVISFFVTGVGSQTLPVYIWGQIRRGITPEINAISALMLVLSIVLVIATQLIQRRQRA; from the coding sequence GTGACGTCCGACTCCACCATCATCCTGCTTGGCGAGCGCGGCGAGATCAAACCGAAGCCGCGCGGCCAAACCCGTCGCTTCAGCGCGAGTCGCTTTGCGCTGGTGACCATCACCCTATTCACATTCGCTTTTCTCTATGTGCCGATCGTCGTCTTGATCGTCTTCTCGTTCAACAGCGCGCGCACCGGCGCAACCTGGCAGAGCTTCAGCTTGCAGTGGTATGAGCGCGTGTTCAGCAATAACCGCATCTTAGAGGCTGCCCTAAACAGCCTGATCGTAGCGGCGAGCGCCACCCTTGGCGCCGTGGTGATCGGCACGTTGATGGCGATGGCGATGGAGCGCTACCGCTTCCGCGGCCAGAGCGCATGGGACGGTTTGCTGTATCTGCCGGTGATCGTGCCGGAGATCGTGATGGGCATCTCGCTGCTCATCTTCTTCGCCGCCGTCAACGTCAGCCGCGGCCTCCTCACCCTGATCATCTCCCACATCGCCTTTTGCATGCCGTTCGTCTACCTAACCATGCGCGCGCGCCTGGCCGACTTCGACCGCTCGGTGGAAGAGGCGGCGCAAGACCTCGGCGCCAACGAATGGGTGACCTTCCGCCGGGTCACCTTGCCCCTGCTCATGCCAGGCATCATCAGCAGCGCCCTGTTGGCGTTTACGCTGTCGTTGGATGACTTCGTGATTTCGTTCTTCGTCACCGGCGTCGGATCGCAGACGCTGCCGGTCTACATCTGGGGCCAGATCCGCAGAGGGATCACGCCGGAGATCAACGCCATCTCCGCGCTGATGTTGGTGCTCTCCATCGTCCTCGTGATTGCCACACAGCTCATCCAGCGTCGCCAACGGGCATGA
- the potA gene encoding spermidine/putrescine import ATP-binding protein PotA, with the protein MADYAVEMRDVSKVFGDVVAVDHVSMGIRQKEFFAMLGPSGCGKTTSLRMIAGFERPTSGEIYIDGKAMGNTPPFQRNVNTVFQSYALFPHMTVEQNVGFGLEMKGLSRSEIARRVGEALELVRLPQMAKRYPRQMSGGQQQRVALARALVNRPDVLLLDEPLGALDAKLRKEMQIELKTLQREVGITFIFVTHDQEEALTMSDRIAVFSKGKVLQIGTPLEIYERPTTRFVADFIGETNFLEGRVQEVNGEFASVIADGGWRFVGRAMDGVRPGVRAVVSVRPEKVQLVEQPDDSPNCYEVRVHSIAYVGSDTRVIVSLGTNHLDVWEQNTVSTLDPNYFFKPGETAWLTFKPENALVLAQ; encoded by the coding sequence TTGGCCGACTATGCAGTTGAGATGCGGGACGTGAGCAAAGTGTTTGGCGACGTCGTCGCCGTAGATCACGTCTCGATGGGCATTCGCCAGAAAGAATTCTTCGCGATGCTGGGGCCATCGGGCTGCGGCAAGACCACTTCGCTGCGTATGATTGCCGGCTTCGAGCGCCCGACGAGCGGGGAGATCTACATAGACGGCAAGGCGATGGGCAACACCCCGCCCTTCCAACGCAACGTCAACACCGTCTTCCAGTCCTACGCGCTCTTCCCCCACATGACCGTGGAGCAAAACGTCGGCTTTGGGCTAGAGATGAAGGGCCTGAGCCGAAGTGAAATCGCGCGAAGGGTCGGCGAGGCGTTGGAGCTCGTGCGACTGCCGCAGATGGCCAAGCGATATCCCCGCCAGATGTCCGGCGGACAGCAGCAGCGCGTAGCGCTGGCGCGCGCACTGGTGAACCGCCCCGACGTGCTGCTGCTCGACGAACCCTTGGGCGCGCTCGACGCCAAGCTGCGCAAGGAGATGCAGATCGAGCTGAAGACGCTTCAGCGCGAGGTGGGGATTACCTTCATCTTCGTCACGCATGATCAGGAAGAGGCGCTGACCATGAGCGACCGGATCGCCGTGTTCTCCAAGGGCAAAGTGCTGCAAATCGGCACGCCGCTCGAAATTTACGAGCGCCCCACCACGCGCTTCGTCGCCGACTTCATCGGCGAGACCAACTTCCTGGAAGGCCGGGTGCAGGAAGTCAACGGCGAATTCGCCAGCGTCATCGCGGATGGCGGGTGGCGGTTCGTTGGGCGCGCGATGGATGGGGTGCGCCCAGGCGTCCGAGCCGTCGTCTCGGTTCGGCCGGAGAAGGTGCAACTGGTCGAACAGCCGGACGACAGCCCCAATTGCTACGAAGTCCGAGTGCACTCCATCGCCTACGTCGGCTCGGACACGCGCGTCATCGTGTCGCTCGGCACAAACCATTTGGACGTGTGGGAGCAGAACACCGTGAGCACACTCGATCCGAACTACTTCTTCAAACCCGGCGAAACAGCCTGGCTGACCTTTAAGCCGGAGAACGCGCTCGTCTTAGCCCAATAG
- a CDS encoding type 12 methyltransferase → MKCTSPYDALAHVYDLQHRGLLDDVPMYLRLAREAAPGASILEIGCGSGRVMIPLVEAGFRVVGVDESVEMLRIAEQRLRANRRISAKRWSLVHADARALSLAESGFNMAIIALNTFLHNLTRDDQLATLRAARRHLSSGGLLVVDLPPNDELAYQPDDGAFQLEATLVDPHAGTEIHKFVASRIFWAIQEQELVYRIEERRAGDAVSTEQLVTFRLRHVFKHEMELLLLQSGFAEPAWYGHYDLSPYGEGSPRMIAAARAI, encoded by the coding sequence ATGAAGTGCACCAGCCCATACGATGCCCTTGCGCACGTTTATGACCTGCAGCACCGTGGCCTACTGGATGATGTGCCGATGTACTTGCGACTGGCGCGCGAGGCCGCACCTGGCGCATCAATCCTGGAGATCGGCTGCGGCAGTGGCCGAGTCATGATCCCGTTGGTCGAAGCCGGCTTTCGCGTCGTGGGTGTGGACGAGTCCGTCGAGATGCTACGCATCGCCGAGCAGCGATTGCGCGCGAACCGGCGCATCTCTGCCAAGCGCTGGTCACTGGTTCATGCCGATGCGCGCGCGCTCAGTTTAGCGGAGTCGGGGTTCAACATGGCCATCATCGCGCTCAACACCTTTCTGCACAACCTCACCCGCGACGACCAACTCGCTACGCTGCGCGCCGCGCGCCGACACCTGTCGAGCGGCGGGCTGCTGGTGGTGGATTTGCCGCCTAATGACGAGCTGGCCTATCAACCCGACGACGGCGCCTTCCAGCTCGAGGCCACGCTGGTAGATCCTCACGCCGGGACCGAGATTCACAAGTTCGTCGCCAGCCGCATCTTCTGGGCGATACAGGAACAAGAGCTGGTGTATCGCATCGAAGAACGCCGCGCCGGCGATGCGGTTTCCACCGAACAGCTCGTCACCTTTCGCCTGCGCCACGTCTTCAAACATGAAATGGAGTTGCTCCTGCTCCAGAGCGGGTTTGCCGAACCGGCCTGGTATGGCCACTACGACCTATCGCCCTACGGCGAGGGCAGCCCGCGCATGATTGCCGCGGCGCGCGCGATCTAG
- a CDS encoding ABC transporter, translating into MMQQTPIVSMRGIHKRFGAVLANQGVDFDLQTGEIHALLGENGAGKSTLMRILYGLYRADAGSIAVDGRPVLIRSPRDAIALGIGMVTQHFALAAPLSVTENVILGQEGRLRLDLKSAEARVTAAAQHFGLTINPRAPVRTLSVGQRQRVEILKALYRQARVLILDEPTAVLIPQEVEQLFQTLMRLKAEGVSVVFISHKLSEVTRIADRVTVMRSGCVVGSMPAAQTSPAELARMIVGQTITSVSKPRQLAADRPMLILDDVWADDDKGAPMLRGISLQVNAGEIVGLAGVAGNGQTELAELIEGTRACRRGRILVDGADVTRAGPARMMQAGVGRIPEDRHASVVGDLTVAENMALEHLHEFGRHGFLDRARLRRHAEQLITEYQIKARPEDRIRTLSGGNMQKVILARVLERQPRVIVVSQPTRGLDLRATEYIHGKLLDQRQRGAAILLISEDLDELLKLADRIAVIYGGRIVGVMPAETATPERLGLLMVGMPHEAGGPEHGAQN; encoded by the coding sequence ATGATGCAGCAAACGCCAATCGTCAGCATGCGCGGCATCCACAAGCGCTTTGGCGCAGTGCTGGCGAACCAGGGCGTGGACTTCGACTTGCAGACGGGCGAAATTCACGCTTTGCTGGGCGAAAATGGGGCCGGCAAGAGCACGTTGATGCGCATTCTGTACGGCCTCTATCGCGCCGACGCCGGTTCGATCGCCGTGGATGGCCGCCCCGTGCTGATTCGCTCCCCGCGCGATGCCATTGCCCTGGGGATTGGCATGGTGACTCAGCACTTCGCGCTGGCGGCGCCGCTGAGCGTGACCGAAAATGTCATCCTCGGCCAGGAAGGACGCCTGCGGCTGGACCTAAAGTCGGCTGAGGCTCGGGTGACTGCTGCGGCGCAACACTTTGGCCTGACGATCAACCCACGCGCACCGGTACGCACGCTGTCCGTCGGCCAGCGCCAGCGCGTGGAGATCCTGAAAGCCTTGTATCGGCAGGCCCGCGTGTTGATCCTCGACGAGCCGACGGCGGTGCTCATCCCACAAGAAGTCGAGCAGCTCTTCCAGACCTTGATGCGCCTCAAAGCTGAAGGGGTTTCGGTCGTCTTCATCAGCCATAAGCTGAGCGAAGTGACCCGCATTGCGGACCGCGTGACGGTGATGCGCAGCGGTTGTGTCGTGGGCAGCATGCCGGCTGCCCAGACCTCCCCCGCCGAACTGGCCCGCATGATCGTTGGCCAGACGATCACGAGCGTGAGCAAGCCGCGTCAACTGGCCGCCGACCGTCCGATGTTGATCCTGGACGACGTGTGGGCGGACGACGACAAAGGCGCGCCGATGCTGCGCGGCATCTCCTTGCAGGTCAATGCCGGGGAGATTGTGGGGCTGGCCGGCGTGGCCGGCAATGGCCAAACCGAACTTGCAGAGCTGATCGAGGGCACCCGCGCCTGTCGCCGAGGCCGCATCCTGGTGGACGGCGCCGACGTGACCCGCGCCGGCCCGGCGCGCATGATGCAGGCCGGCGTCGGGCGCATCCCCGAAGATCGTCACGCCAGCGTCGTCGGCGATTTGACCGTGGCTGAGAACATGGCGCTCGAACATCTCCATGAATTCGGCCGGCATGGATTTCTGGATCGGGCGCGCCTGCGCCGCCACGCCGAGCAACTCATCACGGAATATCAAATCAAAGCCCGCCCCGAGGATCGCATCCGCACCCTGTCCGGCGGCAACATGCAGAAGGTGATCCTGGCACGCGTGCTAGAGCGCCAACCGCGCGTGATCGTGGTCTCGCAGCCCACGCGCGGCCTGGACCTCCGCGCTACGGAGTACATTCATGGCAAATTGCTCGACCAGCGGCAACGCGGCGCAGCGATCTTGCTGATCTCTGAGGACCTGGATGAGCTGCTGAAACTCGCCGACCGCATCGCCGTGATCTACGGCGGACGGATCGTGGGCGTGATGCCGGCGGAGACGGCCACGCCGGAGCGCCTCGGCTTGCTCATGGTCGGCATGCCACACGAAGCGGGAGGGCCAGAGCATGGCGCTCAAAATTGA